Proteins from a genomic interval of Pseudoalteromonas sp. MEBiC 03607:
- a CDS encoding AI-2E family transporter: protein MFEYVKAWYENKFSDPHSVTLLLLLIATFAFFYFFGSLLVPVLVALVIAYLLDWPVAHLERLGLKRFTATIIVMLVFSGLMITIIVGMGPVLWQQTSNLVQETPYMIEKGKALLLHLPEDYPSLITEDQVKSIVTSVETKAIEFGQLVLSVSLTSIKDVAAWLIYLILVPLLVFFMLKDKLELTQSAERLLPKQRRLIIQVWQEMNQQIMNYIRGKVFEILIVGTASFIAFAVLDLRYAALLGVLVGLSVLIPFVGAALVTIPVAAVALFQFGLETQFWTILIIYGVIQALDGNVLVPLLFSEAVDLNPVFIIVAVLFFGGLWGFWGVFFAIPLASLVKALINAWSSKKEELIER from the coding sequence GTGTTTGAATATGTAAAAGCTTGGTACGAAAATAAATTTTCTGATCCCCATTCAGTAACCTTATTGTTGCTGTTAATTGCAACCTTTGCATTTTTCTATTTTTTTGGCTCTTTACTGGTACCTGTTTTAGTCGCACTGGTAATTGCTTATTTACTGGATTGGCCTGTAGCGCATTTAGAAAGGCTAGGTTTAAAACGCTTCACTGCCACAATTATTGTCATGTTAGTGTTTAGTGGCTTAATGATCACCATTATCGTCGGCATGGGCCCTGTGCTTTGGCAGCAAACCAGTAACCTTGTGCAAGAAACCCCTTATATGATTGAAAAAGGTAAAGCGCTGCTTTTACATCTTCCTGAGGATTACCCAAGTTTGATCACTGAAGATCAGGTTAAATCAATTGTTACCAGTGTTGAAACCAAAGCTATTGAGTTTGGTCAGTTAGTACTATCAGTGTCATTAACGTCTATAAAAGATGTGGCAGCTTGGTTGATTTATTTGATTTTAGTACCGCTACTTGTGTTCTTTATGCTTAAAGATAAGTTAGAACTTACACAAAGTGCTGAACGTTTATTACCTAAGCAGCGCCGCTTAATCATTCAAGTTTGGCAAGAAATGAATCAGCAAATAATGAATTATATTCGCGGCAAGGTATTTGAAATTTTAATTGTTGGTACAGCTTCTTTTATCGCCTTTGCCGTTTTAGATCTACGTTACGCGGCCTTGTTAGGTGTTTTGGTTGGTCTATCTGTATTGATACCCTTTGTGGGGGCGGCACTGGTGACTATTCCTGTGGCTGCGGTGGCGTTGTTCCAATTTGGTTTAGAAACGCAGTTTTGGACCATTCTAATCATCTATGGTGTAATTCAAGCACTTGATGGCAATGTGTTAGTGCCTTTACTTTTCTCTGAAGCTGTTGACTTAAATCCGGTGTTTATAATTGTTGCAGTGTTGTTTTTTGGTGGTTTATGGGGATTTTGGGGGGTGTTCTTCGCAATCCCGCTAGCTTCATTAGTAAAAGCACTTATAAATGCATGGTCATCTAAAAAAGAAGAGTTGATTGAGCGCTAG
- a CDS encoding DUF2897 family protein, with translation METWQIIGIFVAVFGVVIGNLMLLKHAAKMDFKVPKDETGKDKKSPDE, from the coding sequence ATGGAAACATGGCAAATTATAGGCATTTTTGTTGCGGTATTTGGTGTAGTAATTGGTAACCTTATGTTGCTAAAACATGCTGCGAAAATGGACTTCAAGGTACCTAAAGATGAGACTGGTAAAGATAAAAAAAGCCCTGATGAATAA
- the arsC gene encoding arsenate reductase (glutaredoxin) (This arsenate reductase requires both glutathione and glutaredoxin to convert arsenate to arsenite, after which the efflux transporter formed by ArsA and ArsB can extrude the arsenite from the cell, providing resistance.), with protein MSVTIYHNPRCSKSRETLALLESNNVQPSVVEYLKTPLNEQQIATLVTQLGFTSARELMRTKEDIYKELELKNEQDENKLIAAMAANPKLIERPIVENNGKAALGRPPENVLSVL; from the coding sequence ATGTCTGTAACTATTTACCACAACCCTCGTTGTTCTAAATCACGTGAAACCCTTGCCCTATTAGAAAGCAATAATGTGCAGCCAAGTGTTGTTGAATACCTTAAAACACCACTTAATGAACAACAAATTGCAACGCTTGTGACACAGCTAGGCTTTACCTCAGCGCGTGAGTTAATGCGCACAAAGGAAGATATCTACAAAGAGCTTGAACTGAAAAACGAGCAAGACGAGAACAAGTTAATTGCTGCGATGGCGGCCAATCCAAAACTGATCGAGCGCCCTATTGTTGAGAACAATGGCAAAGCTGCTCTAGGTCGTCCACCAGAAAACGTATTAAGCGTACTTTAA
- a CDS encoding DUF2069 domain-containing protein — protein MSVDTELKQPVAKKPITKRFQRFALIGYIGLLVLMPIWLFLIAPREGHSNAFIFVVYILPLLLPLKGIIQDKPYTYAWANFIVMFYFIHGFTLLWVAQEQLIWVLLELTFASLMFIGCTYYARHRGQELGLKIRKLKEELAEEKAAHEHHK, from the coding sequence ATGAGCGTGGACACTGAATTAAAACAGCCCGTAGCCAAAAAGCCTATCACTAAACGATTTCAACGTTTTGCGTTAATAGGTTATATTGGCTTATTAGTTTTGATGCCGATTTGGTTGTTTTTAATTGCCCCAAGAGAAGGACATAGCAATGCCTTTATCTTTGTAGTTTATATACTTCCCCTGCTGCTACCACTTAAAGGCATTATTCAAGATAAACCTTATACCTATGCATGGGCCAACTTCATCGTAATGTTCTATTTTATCCATGGTTTTACATTACTGTGGGTGGCACAAGAGCAGCTGATTTGGGTGTTACTTGAGTTAACCTTTGCCAGTCTGATGTTTATTGGCTGTACCTATTATGCACGCCACCGTGGACAAGAGCTTGGTCTTAAGATACGTAAATTAAAAGAAGAGCTGGCTGAAGAAAAAGCCGCTCACGAGCACCATAAATAA
- a CDS encoding acyloxyacyl hydrolase, with product MKLKHPLKALALSTALLLAPSIDAAQNHGYAIDYIQGEGDVKGLKLAYQYHLPNEKLPFEHARVYFESSFNVWQYGKDNRHQTNIVLAISPVIQYPAFNVKNIPVHVEFGIGVSLLDDTHFAGKNVSTHYQFEDRLGLVADLGNNTSLALRYLHYSNAGFKSPNPGLDFISLSYAKRF from the coding sequence ATGAAATTAAAACACCCACTAAAAGCACTTGCACTAAGCACAGCATTACTATTAGCACCATCGATTGATGCCGCCCAAAATCATGGCTATGCCATTGATTATATTCAAGGTGAAGGCGATGTGAAAGGGTTAAAGCTTGCCTATCAATACCATTTACCAAACGAAAAACTGCCTTTTGAACATGCTCGGGTATACTTCGAATCAAGCTTTAATGTTTGGCAGTATGGCAAAGACAACAGACATCAAACGAATATCGTGTTAGCTATCTCTCCAGTGATCCAATACCCGGCGTTTAATGTGAAAAACATACCTGTTCATGTGGAGTTTGGTATTGGGGTTTCACTGTTGGATGACACCCATTTTGCAGGCAAAAATGTTAGTACTCACTACCAGTTTGAGGACAGATTAGGATTAGTGGCAGACCTAGGAAACAACACAAGCTTAGCACTCAGGTATTTACACTATTCCAACGCCGGATTTAAAAGCCCTAACCCTGGACTTGATTTTATTTCACTGTCTTATGCCAAACGATTTTAA
- a CDS encoding M48 family metalloprotease — protein sequence MRLKSAFITLCSALLTFSILHSEPLKAQTNFKLPDLGTSALQALPIEKEQAIGEVMMMQIRGSSPVVNDPVLDEYLTTLGRRLVANANDVRFPFSFFWINNPEINAFAFYGGHVGVHTGLIAQADNESQFASVLGHEIAHVTQRHLARRIQQQQDNSALTIAGMIAGILATVVAPDAGIAIISANQTQAAFSQLTHSRAAEQEADRIGMQTLNNAGFDPRQSSEFLTKLAAQIRYKYKPPAFLLTHPLPESRVSDVRLRAEQYPKRHYSDSLDFNLAKSRVIARYHQKPKAAEDLFRKLMRDNSVHNDTALKYGLGISLLDQKKLDEAASILNPLLEQDPKNLFYIDTHTDLLIAQGKADEAVEFLAKLDIDRPNNQVIALNYANAAIEAKQFDVAERILKSYLLAKPDHNLAKELIADVYKKQENMASYHEAHADVLAQYGAYLKAADEIQKALNFVEPEELVKQQRLKALLTQYRQLQKELARL from the coding sequence ATGCGACTAAAATCAGCCTTTATAACACTATGCAGTGCTTTACTAACATTTTCGATACTGCATAGTGAGCCGTTGAAGGCGCAAACTAATTTTAAGCTGCCCGATTTAGGGACCTCGGCTTTACAAGCCTTGCCTATTGAAAAAGAGCAAGCAATAGGCGAAGTAATGATGATGCAAATTCGTGGCTCATCACCCGTCGTCAATGATCCTGTGCTTGATGAATACCTAACGACATTAGGTCGTCGATTAGTTGCTAACGCAAACGATGTGCGTTTTCCCTTTTCATTTTTTTGGATAAACAACCCAGAAATAAATGCTTTTGCATTTTACGGGGGTCATGTGGGTGTTCACACAGGCCTCATCGCTCAAGCAGACAACGAAAGTCAGTTTGCCTCAGTGCTCGGCCATGAAATTGCCCACGTCACACAGCGCCATTTAGCGCGTCGTATTCAGCAGCAGCAAGATAACAGCGCACTTACTATTGCAGGCATGATTGCGGGGATATTAGCAACCGTTGTTGCTCCTGATGCTGGGATAGCGATTATTTCAGCAAACCAGACTCAAGCCGCATTTAGTCAACTTACTCATAGCCGTGCAGCTGAACAAGAAGCTGACCGCATCGGCATGCAAACTCTCAACAATGCAGGGTTTGATCCGCGCCAATCAAGCGAGTTTTTAACCAAGCTCGCTGCGCAAATTCGCTATAAATATAAGCCACCTGCATTTTTGCTTACCCACCCACTACCCGAAAGCCGGGTATCAGATGTGCGGTTACGTGCAGAGCAATACCCAAAGAGACATTACTCAGACAGTCTCGACTTCAACTTAGCCAAAAGCAGAGTTATAGCAAGGTATCACCAAAAACCTAAAGCGGCAGAAGATCTTTTCCGTAAGCTGATGCGTGATAATAGCGTACATAACGACACCGCCTTGAAATATGGATTGGGTATTAGTTTATTGGATCAAAAAAAGCTAGATGAAGCAGCCAGCATTCTTAATCCTCTGCTTGAGCAAGATCCAAAGAATTTATTTTATATCGATACCCACACCGACTTATTAATTGCCCAAGGTAAAGCCGATGAAGCGGTTGAGTTTTTAGCTAAGTTAGATATCGACAGACCTAACAATCAGGTTATCGCCCTTAACTACGCTAATGCCGCCATTGAAGCAAAACAATTTGATGTTGCTGAGCGTATTTTAAAGTCTTACTTACTCGCAAAGCCTGATCACAACCTTGCTAAAGAGCTCATTGCTGATGTGTACAAAAAACAAGAAAACATGGCCTCCTACCATGAAGCCCATGCAGATGTACTGGCCCAATATGGCGCTTATTTAAAAGCGGCCGATGAAATTCAAAAAGCGCTCAATTTTGTTGAACCCGAAGAGTTAGTAAAACAGCAGCGCTTAAAAGCCCTACTCACGCAATACCGACAGTTACAAAAAGAGCTTGCGAGGCTTTAA
- a CDS encoding ankyrin repeat domain-containing protein codes for MENVLIWPKEYPLLIKGLAEQNGAYILDALEAWPACRSTNEDDGVCATVLPPIYYLSWLTPLDPFEECYFQHISEFDEAALNYINAMKQHFLENEYTPESLVLMLCQRLEKYASAFAQSAVKTPITLIQQLFNRRYFTVIEHVLEQGAKMSAEDVLTLWTEVDFRERFSGFIPDSVADLEQLTALAAEKVAHGEDYFTLLKLISPDVDSVSLLEQALLAHLSHESAKQTMAKRFIEQGATGTLADENGKTAFMWATEKGYVNVVETLLEHQDKTIQDNKGNTALHYAVFAENAPLLVLLLKNGFDFRVRNKDGLSCYRLAVSIKADNLVKVLEHDFGIKELSPEGQFDRVKKVHLLHAIVTLLFPVQLFFFFDDSIAIKSELTLSFTLVSILCFFFATSLKRCALYPHIRHPWGLFLLRMFSLLSLIGQVGLASIVALATLAELV; via the coding sequence ATGGAAAATGTACTAATTTGGCCAAAGGAGTACCCGTTACTGATCAAAGGATTAGCTGAGCAAAACGGGGCTTATATTTTAGACGCTTTAGAAGCTTGGCCTGCATGTCGTTCAACCAATGAAGATGATGGTGTCTGTGCAACAGTCCTTCCGCCTATTTATTATCTTTCTTGGTTAACTCCACTAGATCCATTCGAAGAGTGCTATTTTCAACATATTTCTGAGTTTGACGAAGCTGCATTGAACTATATCAATGCGATGAAACAGCACTTTTTAGAAAATGAATATACTCCTGAGAGCTTAGTGCTGATGTTGTGCCAGCGTTTAGAAAAATACGCAAGTGCATTTGCCCAATCAGCGGTAAAAACGCCCATTACATTGATTCAACAGTTATTTAATCGCCGATACTTTACGGTTATTGAGCATGTCTTGGAGCAAGGGGCTAAGATGTCTGCAGAAGATGTGCTGACTCTTTGGACCGAAGTAGACTTTAGAGAACGTTTTAGCGGATTTATCCCTGACTCTGTGGCTGATTTAGAGCAGTTAACTGCGTTAGCCGCTGAAAAAGTTGCGCACGGTGAGGATTATTTCACGTTACTTAAATTGATCTCTCCGGATGTTGATTCGGTGTCTCTTTTAGAACAAGCATTGCTTGCTCACTTAAGCCATGAAAGCGCCAAACAAACCATGGCTAAGCGCTTTATTGAACAAGGGGCTACTGGCACCCTAGCTGATGAGAATGGTAAAACAGCTTTTATGTGGGCAACAGAGAAAGGGTATGTCAATGTTGTTGAAACCCTGCTTGAGCACCAAGATAAAACCATTCAAGACAATAAAGGCAACACAGCTCTTCATTACGCAGTGTTCGCTGAAAATGCGCCTTTACTCGTTTTGTTACTCAAAAATGGTTTTGACTTCAGAGTACGCAATAAAGATGGCTTAAGTTGTTATCGGTTAGCTGTGAGTATCAAAGCTGATAATTTAGTCAAGGTTCTTGAACATGACTTCGGGATTAAAGAGCTTTCGCCTGAAGGGCAGTTTGACCGCGTTAAAAAAGTGCACCTCTTGCACGCCATAGTTACCTTGCTATTTCCTGTGCAATTGTTTTTCTTCTTTGATGATAGTATTGCCATTAAAAGTGAGTTAACACTTAGCTTTACGTTGGTTTCTATTCTGTGCTTTTTCTTTGCTACCAGTTTGAAGCGATGCGCACTTTACCCGCATATACGCCATCCATGGGGACTTTTCTTATTAAGAATGTTCTCGTTACTTAGCTTAATCGGGCAAGTTGGTCTGGCAAGTATCGTCGCTTTAGCAACCTTAGCTGAGTTAGTCTGA
- the wrbA gene encoding NAD(P)H:quinone oxidoreductase produces the protein MAINIVVLYHSSHGSLEAMAHEIAESIEQQGATALLRTFVQRQPHDIVISKDDLINCDGLAFGTPTRFGMMASQAKSFWETTSDLWLKGQLIDKPACVFSSSSSMHGGNEATLLNLSLPLLHHGMMLLGVPYEVPELLATETGGTPYGASHVAGSNNSNVLSKDEIKICQSVGKRLAQIASKLQ, from the coding sequence ATGGCTATAAACATTGTTGTGCTATACCACTCAAGCCATGGCTCTTTGGAAGCTATGGCACATGAGATAGCCGAGTCAATTGAGCAGCAAGGTGCTACAGCCCTACTACGCACATTTGTGCAGCGTCAGCCGCACGATATTGTGATCAGCAAAGATGATCTAATTAATTGCGATGGTTTGGCATTTGGCACCCCGACACGATTTGGCATGATGGCCTCACAAGCAAAGAGCTTCTGGGAAACCACCAGCGACTTATGGTTAAAAGGTCAATTAATCGACAAACCAGCTTGTGTGTTTTCGTCATCCAGTAGTATGCATGGTGGTAATGAAGCCACTTTATTAAATCTATCGCTGCCATTATTACACCACGGCATGATGTTGCTCGGTGTGCCTTATGAGGTGCCTGAATTACTCGCAACTGAAACTGGTGGAACGCCTTACGGGGCCAGTCATGTTGCTGGTAGCAACAACAGCAATGTATTAAGTAAAGACGAAATTAAAATATGCCAAAGTGTTGGAAAACGTTTGGCGCAAATTGCGAGTAAATTACAATGA
- a CDS encoding ABC transporter substrate-binding protein, which produces MTKLVNSLLLIATLLTTSVFASEDRSPKQLLESVTADLFVDIANVNSKGDASTEAMASIVEKRLLPHMDTKFVSYKLLGKHIKGLRREQAIDFIAAVEHYLTVTYAGALMKYTGQKVVFDPSQLIDDGYATVKTQIIDDNAPTIDLHFKLRQGKDKQWKVYDIVAEGISLLSAKQKEVLQRISQVGIDKVTQELASK; this is translated from the coding sequence ATGACCAAATTAGTTAACTCACTTTTGCTAATTGCAACGTTACTTACTACAAGCGTGTTTGCTAGCGAAGACCGTTCGCCAAAGCAATTGTTAGAGTCAGTCACAGCAGACTTATTTGTTGATATTGCTAATGTAAACTCCAAAGGTGACGCTAGCACTGAGGCAATGGCTAGTATTGTTGAAAAACGTTTGCTGCCCCATATGGATACCAAGTTCGTATCATATAAGTTGTTGGGTAAACACATAAAAGGGTTACGCCGTGAGCAAGCAATCGATTTTATCGCAGCTGTAGAGCATTACTTAACAGTAACTTATGCGGGTGCATTGATGAAATACACTGGGCAAAAAGTAGTGTTCGATCCATCACAGTTGATAGATGACGGATATGCAACGGTAAAAACTCAGATCATTGATGATAATGCGCCGACTATTGATTTACACTTTAAACTTCGCCAAGGTAAAGACAAGCAATGGAAGGTATACGATATTGTTGCTGAAGGTATTTCTTTATTAAGTGCTAAGCAAAAAGAAGTACTTCAACGTATCAGCCAAGTGGGCATTGATAAAGTGACTCAAGAGTTAGCAAGTAAGTAG
- a CDS encoding aminotransferase class V-fold PLP-dependent enzyme: MASFFLSDDANQQIYLDANATTPVLSDIADVVSHTMQVCFGNPSSSHITGIQAKHLLEQTRTKAREVIGATDGDILFTSGATEGIQTAVVSTLIAAKNHQIENPVLLYGATEHKAVPNTLKHWNNVLDINARVLAIPVDKNGILDLEFIREHAANALMICTMAVNNETGVFQDLTAIERVIRSENNNVAWMVDCVQALGKTNLALSETTIDYAPFSGHKLYAPKGIGVLYIRKGSAYTPFIAGGGQESGMRSGTENLPGIAGLNKLFSLLLDKQNQTFKPLEQLHDYRKQLHAALLDTFGSITFNHSFEHSVPTTLNFAVDELTSKEVMDLFDAAGIRVSGGSACSSGANRSFVLDAMGASNWQSENAIRMSFGPAASQQEIDFACEKIRSLKPILEANCLVVSDSTSPQQEVCAIGLTQLRHQAACCWLYVDCDKNAVVIDPIIELIPRMAKIVATQGLTVKAILDTHNHQERLSARCLLTKELAERYVANEIDELGWPKDSATIELSDARLSKIATPGHSEDSVSYLLADTQSGEVSYCFCGDLILPGGLGNTAISGGDAAKMAQSLKQLEMAITDSTVICSGHDYQQCFAMDWHAQKATTPLLAKLLNEQVSDVQFVELKQQADEQKHAESHSLCGYVETLESAPMKQLAATDAKAMLDDKATYLIDTREPYEHGANNLAELFTVADSKVINIPLSRMANAIVQGQLDKAHNYILVCRSGNRSKQAANNLSQLGFENVYNLNGGLALF; this comes from the coding sequence ATGGCAAGTTTTTTCCTTTCTGACGATGCTAATCAACAAATTTATTTAGATGCGAATGCAACGACTCCTGTACTTTCTGACATTGCCGATGTTGTTTCGCACACGATGCAAGTTTGCTTTGGTAATCCATCGAGCTCTCACATTACAGGTATTCAAGCTAAACACCTATTAGAACAAACACGCACCAAAGCACGCGAAGTGATAGGTGCTACCGATGGCGATATTTTATTTACCTCAGGTGCGACCGAAGGTATTCAAACGGCGGTTGTTTCAACGCTTATTGCTGCTAAAAATCACCAAATCGAGAACCCTGTATTACTTTATGGGGCTACAGAACATAAAGCGGTGCCTAATACCTTAAAGCATTGGAATAATGTGCTTGATATCAACGCACGCGTTTTAGCTATTCCAGTTGATAAAAACGGTATTTTAGATCTTGAGTTTATTCGTGAACATGCTGCTAATGCATTGATGATCTGTACTATGGCAGTAAATAACGAGACCGGTGTGTTCCAAGATTTAACCGCCATTGAGCGAGTAATTCGCAGTGAGAACAATAATGTAGCCTGGATGGTAGATTGTGTTCAAGCATTAGGAAAAACCAATTTAGCACTTAGCGAAACAACGATAGATTATGCGCCATTTTCTGGTCATAAATTGTATGCACCGAAAGGTATCGGTGTGCTGTATATTCGTAAAGGCAGTGCGTACACACCATTTATAGCGGGTGGCGGCCAAGAAAGCGGAATGCGCTCAGGCACCGAGAACTTACCAGGTATTGCTGGTTTAAATAAACTGTTCTCACTATTACTTGATAAACAAAACCAGACATTTAAGCCTCTTGAGCAGTTGCATGATTATCGTAAGCAGTTACATGCAGCTCTCTTAGATACGTTTGGTAGTATTACTTTTAACCATAGTTTTGAGCATTCAGTGCCCACTACGTTAAACTTTGCAGTTGATGAACTAACCAGTAAAGAAGTGATGGACTTATTTGATGCTGCGGGCATCCGAGTAAGCGGTGGCTCTGCATGTAGCTCTGGTGCTAATCGCAGCTTTGTTCTTGATGCAATGGGCGCTAGTAATTGGCAAAGTGAAAATGCGATTCGTATGTCGTTTGGCCCAGCTGCAAGCCAACAAGAAATTGACTTTGCCTGTGAAAAAATCCGTTCTTTAAAACCGATTCTAGAAGCTAACTGCCTAGTTGTCTCTGATAGCACATCGCCTCAGCAAGAAGTCTGTGCGATTGGCTTAACACAGCTACGTCATCAAGCGGCATGTTGTTGGTTGTATGTTGATTGCGATAAAAACGCAGTGGTGATTGATCCTATCATTGAGCTTATCCCGCGCATGGCAAAAATTGTCGCGACACAAGGTCTAACAGTAAAAGCGATTTTAGATACGCATAATCACCAAGAGCGTTTATCAGCTCGTTGTTTACTAACCAAAGAGCTCGCAGAGCGTTATGTTGCCAATGAGATAGATGAACTTGGCTGGCCTAAAGATTCAGCAACCATCGAATTAAGCGATGCACGCTTAAGCAAAATAGCGACACCGGGTCACAGTGAAGACAGTGTTAGCTATTTATTAGCAGATACGCAAAGTGGTGAGGTCAGCTATTGTTTCTGTGGTGATTTAATCTTACCAGGTGGCTTAGGTAACACGGCAATTAGCGGTGGCGATGCAGCAAAAATGGCACAATCACTAAAACAGCTTGAAATGGCAATCACAGATTCAACAGTGATTTGTTCAGGTCATGATTATCAACAATGCTTTGCAATGGATTGGCACGCACAAAAAGCAACGACGCCATTATTAGCAAAACTATTAAATGAGCAAGTATCAGATGTTCAGTTTGTTGAGTTAAAGCAACAAGCGGATGAACAAAAGCATGCAGAGAGTCACTCTTTATGTGGCTATGTTGAAACACTTGAAAGTGCGCCGATGAAACAGCTAGCAGCAACCGACGCTAAAGCAATGTTAGACGACAAGGCAACTTACCTTATCGATACGCGCGAACCTTATGAACATGGTGCGAATAATTTAGCTGAGTTATTCACAGTTGCAGATAGCAAAGTGATCAACATTCCATTAAGCCGTATGGCTAATGCTATAGTCCAAGGGCAGCTTGATAAAGCACATAACTACATTTTGGTGTGTCGTAGTGGTAACCGTTCAAAACAAGCCGCAAACAATTTGTCGCAGTTAGGTTTTGAAAATGTGTATAACTTAAATGGCGGTTTAGCATTGTTTTGA
- a CDS encoding YjiH family protein, with translation MSNLNATNRIDMRTLFTFFVPSLIGVFLFMTPVPIGEAMTIPIAVMAKAVQQWIAPFALGLITSIVCITGILSLVIKLFKPQPLLKYFIIKHLFDVSWLWLSVRLLGMVFIILTYTKQGPEMIISGNTGALVLNDLLPVLFSVFVLAGLLLPLLLNFGLLELVGTLLTKVMRPLFGVPGRSAVNCVASWLGDGSVGILMTARQYEDKHYTQREAAIIGTTFSAVSITFCLVVIGQVKLEHLFAPFYLTVCLAGLVAALIVPRLPPLRFKKDLYFDGSEPDKDAELVPEGKTLISHSLDVAFAKARTAPGFVGTVKEGLHNAFDMVFAVLPVVMAVGTFALIIAEYTPIFEYMGKPFVPFLELLQVPEAEAAAQTIMVGFADMFIPSILAAGSIESDVTRFIIAAMSVTQLIYMSEVGALLLGSKIPVNIIELFFIFILRTLVTLPVIVLMAHWLV, from the coding sequence ATGTCTAACTTAAACGCAACAAATCGCATCGACATGCGAACCTTGTTCACCTTTTTCGTTCCTTCACTTATAGGTGTCTTCTTATTCATGACGCCGGTACCCATAGGTGAAGCAATGACCATCCCAATTGCTGTTATGGCAAAAGCAGTGCAACAATGGATTGCACCTTTTGCACTGGGTTTGATTACCAGTATTGTTTGTATCACCGGTATTTTATCTTTAGTGATAAAGCTGTTTAAACCACAGCCATTACTTAAGTACTTTATAATTAAACATTTATTTGATGTTAGTTGGCTTTGGCTGAGTGTTCGATTACTGGGGATGGTATTTATTATTCTGACCTACACAAAACAAGGGCCAGAAATGATTATTTCCGGTAATACCGGTGCATTGGTGTTAAACGACTTATTGCCCGTGTTGTTTTCTGTGTTTGTTTTAGCGGGATTATTATTACCGTTATTATTAAACTTCGGTCTACTTGAGCTAGTGGGTACCTTATTAACTAAAGTGATGCGCCCACTTTTTGGTGTGCCAGGTCGAAGTGCAGTCAACTGTGTGGCATCTTGGTTAGGTGACGGTAGTGTGGGTATTTTGATGACCGCTCGTCAGTATGAAGATAAACACTATACACAACGCGAAGCTGCCATTATTGGTACCACTTTCTCAGCTGTATCAATTACCTTTTGTTTAGTTGTTATTGGTCAAGTAAAGCTTGAGCACTTATTTGCACCGTTTTATTTAACTGTATGTTTAGCCGGTTTAGTGGCAGCACTAATTGTGCCTCGTTTACCACCATTACGTTTTAAGAAAGATTTATATTTTGATGGTAGCGAGCCCGATAAAGATGCTGAGTTGGTACCTGAAGGTAAAACCTTAATTTCGCATTCGTTAGATGTCGCATTCGCTAAAGCGCGCACTGCGCCGGGCTTTGTAGGTACAGTTAAAGAAGGTCTGCACAACGCATTTGATATGGTATTCGCAGTATTACCTGTGGTTATGGCGGTGGGCACATTTGCTCTGATCATTGCTGAATACACGCCGATATTTGAGTATATGGGTAAACCATTTGTACCATTTTTAGAGCTTCTTCAAGTACCTGAAGCCGAAGCTGCAGCACAAACTATTATGGTTGGTTTTGCAGATATGTTTATTCCATCAATTCTTGCTGCAGGTAGTATCGAAAGTGACGTTACACGTTTTATTATTGCAGCAATGAGTGTAACGCAATTGATTTATATGTCTGAAGTCGGTGCTTTGCTTTTAGGAAGTAAAATTCCGGTAAATATTATTGAGCTATTCTTCATCTTTATTTTGAGAACCTTAGTGACATTACCGGTTATTGTCTTAATGGCACATTGGCTAGTATAA